In Microbacterium pumilum, the following proteins share a genomic window:
- a CDS encoding bifunctional 4-hydroxy-2-oxoglutarate aldolase/2-dehydro-3-deoxy-phosphogluconate aldolase: MSDEYFSETFGEVPVMGIFRRQGLERTMQLAEAAWDVGVRIMEVPVMAPDDLSVLRVIASAARERGFDVGAGTIVSADQLDAVADAGAAFTVAPGFDPIVAAASVARGLPHVPGVATGTEIQAALRAGFTWLKAFPAERLGPAWIRHQHGPFPQVRFVATGGVTPETAQSFLDAGCRVVALGSAFDSEEQITKLTPILGRPTSTSPLSPE; the protein is encoded by the coding sequence ATGAGCGACGAGTACTTCAGCGAGACATTCGGGGAGGTTCCCGTCATGGGCATCTTCCGCAGGCAGGGCCTTGAGCGCACCATGCAGCTCGCTGAAGCCGCCTGGGACGTCGGGGTGCGCATCATGGAGGTTCCGGTGATGGCACCCGACGATCTCTCGGTACTTCGTGTCATCGCGTCCGCCGCGCGTGAGCGTGGCTTCGACGTCGGGGCGGGAACCATCGTGTCGGCAGACCAGCTCGATGCTGTCGCGGATGCAGGCGCAGCTTTCACGGTCGCTCCCGGCTTCGATCCGATCGTCGCCGCTGCAAGCGTCGCTCGCGGTCTCCCCCACGTCCCTGGCGTCGCAACCGGAACCGAGATCCAAGCGGCGCTCCGCGCCGGCTTCACCTGGCTCAAAGCCTTTCCCGCGGAGCGGCTCGGCCCTGCCTGGATACGACACCAGCATGGCCCTTTCCCCCAAGTACGATTCGTCGCGACCGGGGGCGTTACGCCGGAGACGGCGCAGTCGTTCCTCGACGCCGGCTGCCGCGTCGTTGCACTTGGCTCGGCCTTCGACAGCGAGGAACAAATCACCAAGCTGACGCCGATCCTCGGGAGACCGACGTCGACCTCTCCGCTGTCTCCTGAGTAA
- a CDS encoding rhamnogalacturonan acetylesterase codes for MTYHLAGDSTVAPMKPEEEPMTGWGECLAEFVSGPVRNLAFGGATTESFVTSGSWAVLIEEVEPRDTVVIQFGHNDQKVPGVLDARGGYTARLRKFVDETRARGATAVLCTSCERRHFDGDRITPSHGDYPNAVRDLADEINTPLVDLTAFTTWLYEDLGVAASASLFSHYAPRETAAWPDGLVDDTHFRLHGARRIAAFVGGSLGAIERRDGNLPALGPSLIS; via the coding sequence GTGACCTATCACCTCGCAGGCGACTCGACGGTGGCACCGATGAAGCCCGAGGAGGAGCCGATGACCGGCTGGGGTGAGTGCCTCGCTGAGTTCGTTTCTGGTCCAGTGCGCAATCTGGCGTTCGGCGGGGCGACGACCGAATCCTTCGTCACCTCAGGATCATGGGCGGTGCTGATCGAGGAGGTCGAGCCGCGCGACACAGTGGTCATCCAGTTCGGACACAACGATCAGAAAGTGCCGGGGGTGTTGGATGCTCGCGGCGGGTACACGGCACGGTTGCGCAAATTCGTTGATGAGACTCGAGCCCGTGGGGCTACAGCGGTCCTGTGCACATCGTGCGAACGCCGCCATTTTGATGGCGATCGCATCACGCCCTCCCACGGCGACTATCCCAACGCCGTGCGAGACCTTGCGGATGAGATCAATACCCCACTCGTAGATCTGACCGCGTTCACGACGTGGCTGTATGAAGACTTGGGAGTCGCGGCCTCGGCCAGCTTGTTTTCACATTATGCGCCGCGAGAGACAGCGGCGTGGCCTGATGGTCTGGTCGACGACACGCACTTCCGGCTCCACGGTGCGCGCCGGATAGCCGCATTCGTAGGAGGATCGCTCGGCGCGATCGAGCGGCGGGACGGCAACCTGCCTGCACTTGGCCCGTCGCTCATCAGCTGA